One Cucurbita pepo subsp. pepo cultivar mu-cu-16 chromosome LG11, ASM280686v2, whole genome shotgun sequence DNA window includes the following coding sequences:
- the LOC111804799 gene encoding cyclin-D1-1-like isoform X2: MSISSSDDCFIDSQLLCDEDSSDILSGESPEYSSDLESPASSEDSIASFIEDERHFVPGIDYLSRFHSQSLDSSARADSVAWILKVQAYYGFQPLTAYLSVNYLDRFLYSRRLPETNGWPLQLLSVACLSLAAKMEEPLVPSFLDLQIEGAKYIFEPRTIRRMELLVLTTLDWRLRSVTPFSFIGFFAYKVDPTGTFSSFLISRSTEIILSNIRDASFLEYWPSCIAAAALLCAANEIPNLTLLNPEHAESWCNGLSKDKIVGCYRLMQPLTSESSRRKPPKVIPQLRVRIRAGLRYNNSSSSSSSSTSTRLGYKRRKLNNCLWVEEDDKENSKFRAEE; this comes from the exons ATGTCGATCTCTTCTTCCGATGACTGCTTTATTGACTCTCAATTACTCTGTGACGAGGACTCCTCCGATATTTTGTCCGGAGAGTCGCCAGAGTACTCCTCGGACCTTGAATCGCCTGCCAGTAGTGAGGATTCTATTGCTAGTTTCATAGAGGACGAGAGGCACTTCGTTCCTGGGATTGATTACTTGTCGCGCTTTCACTCTCAATCGCTCGATTCCTCCGCAAGAGCTGACTCTGTTGCATGGATTCTCAAG GTTCAAGCATATTACGGTTTTCAACCACTCACTGCATACCTTTCCGTCAATTACTTGGATCGATTCCTTTATTCTCGCCGCTTGCCG GAAACAAACGGGTGGCCATTGCAGCTTCTATCAGTGGCTTGTTTGTCACTTGCAGCTAAAATGGAGGAACCACTTGTTCCTTCGTTCCTGGATCTCCAG ATCGAAGgagcaaaatatatatttgaaccTAGAACAATACGTAGGATGGAGCTTCTTGTGCTTACAACATTGGATTGGCGGCTCCGATCCGTAACCCCCTTCAGCTTCATCGGATTCTTCGCCTACAAAGTCGATCCCACCGGAACATTTTCCAGTTTTCTCATCTCACGCTCCACAGAAATCATTCTCTCCAATATTCGAG ACGCAAGCTTTCTTGAGTACTGGCCTTCCTGCATTGCTGCCGCAGCCTTACTTTGTGCGGCAAATGAAATACCCAATTTGACCCTTCTCAATCCTGAACATGCAGAGTCTTGGTGCAATGGGCTCAGCAAA GATAAAATCGTCGGGTGTTATCGACTAATGCAGCCATTAACATCGGAGAGTAGTCGTAGAAAGCCCCCAAAAGTGATACCGCAACTCCGAGTGAGAATCCGAGCTGGGTTGAGGTACAACAACtcgtcgtcgtcatcgtcATCGTCGACATCAACAAGGTTAGGTTATAAAAGGAGGAAGTTGAATAATTGCTTGTGGgtagaagaagatgacaaaGAAAATTCCAAGTTTAGAGCAgaggaataa
- the LOC111804799 gene encoding cyclin-D1-1-like isoform X1, which yields MSISSSDDCFIDSQLLCDEDSSDILSGESPEYSSDLESPASSEDSIASFIEDERHFVPGIDYLSRFHSQSLDSSARADSVAWILKVQAYYGFQPLTAYLSVNYLDRFLYSRRLPETNGWPLQLLSVACLSLAAKMEEPLVPSFLDLQIEGAKYIFEPRTIRRMELLVLTTLDWRLRSVTPFSFIGFFAYKVDPTGTFSSFLISRSTEIILSNIRGDASFLEYWPSCIAAAALLCAANEIPNLTLLNPEHAESWCNGLSKDKIVGCYRLMQPLTSESSRRKPPKVIPQLRVRIRAGLRYNNSSSSSSSSTSTRLGYKRRKLNNCLWVEEDDKENSKFRAEE from the exons ATGTCGATCTCTTCTTCCGATGACTGCTTTATTGACTCTCAATTACTCTGTGACGAGGACTCCTCCGATATTTTGTCCGGAGAGTCGCCAGAGTACTCCTCGGACCTTGAATCGCCTGCCAGTAGTGAGGATTCTATTGCTAGTTTCATAGAGGACGAGAGGCACTTCGTTCCTGGGATTGATTACTTGTCGCGCTTTCACTCTCAATCGCTCGATTCCTCCGCAAGAGCTGACTCTGTTGCATGGATTCTCAAG GTTCAAGCATATTACGGTTTTCAACCACTCACTGCATACCTTTCCGTCAATTACTTGGATCGATTCCTTTATTCTCGCCGCTTGCCG GAAACAAACGGGTGGCCATTGCAGCTTCTATCAGTGGCTTGTTTGTCACTTGCAGCTAAAATGGAGGAACCACTTGTTCCTTCGTTCCTGGATCTCCAG ATCGAAGgagcaaaatatatatttgaaccTAGAACAATACGTAGGATGGAGCTTCTTGTGCTTACAACATTGGATTGGCGGCTCCGATCCGTAACCCCCTTCAGCTTCATCGGATTCTTCGCCTACAAAGTCGATCCCACCGGAACATTTTCCAGTTTTCTCATCTCACGCTCCACAGAAATCATTCTCTCCAATATTCGAGGTG ACGCAAGCTTTCTTGAGTACTGGCCTTCCTGCATTGCTGCCGCAGCCTTACTTTGTGCGGCAAATGAAATACCCAATTTGACCCTTCTCAATCCTGAACATGCAGAGTCTTGGTGCAATGGGCTCAGCAAA GATAAAATCGTCGGGTGTTATCGACTAATGCAGCCATTAACATCGGAGAGTAGTCGTAGAAAGCCCCCAAAAGTGATACCGCAACTCCGAGTGAGAATCCGAGCTGGGTTGAGGTACAACAACtcgtcgtcgtcatcgtcATCGTCGACATCAACAAGGTTAGGTTATAAAAGGAGGAAGTTGAATAATTGCTTGTGGgtagaagaagatgacaaaGAAAATTCCAAGTTTAGAGCAgaggaataa
- the LOC111806104 gene encoding uncharacterized protein LOC111806104 has product MLDSPPLHCRFITTWPSVPHSRPNNSLLLPTPYTALYNLQPCNSNSTKFRSLHFSLSLVHGPRPMCFPVSALKKRGKGGVSLTDQSDSDNEFDGDEDLDGDEMLLPLANMREWLAARPRGFGEGKEYDTSIEEKLLQEIEQSRKAQAANINKLKSQPPSNPNSGRNVADKEAPEIANTGVRVRVINLPKKRNIHRDLMLAFKGFPGIVNITPAVIGNKKTRDPICKGFAFVDCKSEGDAISFLQSFSGQYLTFGRVQKQIKCEIMNQQTSNSAREISVVSTNRSRLSILEEEAGQVADMDMDLAGEVERTRVEDIEDNLAYVSELHSDDEDDNGVESRTESKILPPSEKELDKIHELEEIPPQGREEVHREAPPINMKTKVSKKKQPKEKGEKKSSLVIPGSAKRLRIKEKAVLTDVYSRYGKKSAVASKEGN; this is encoded by the exons ATGCTCGATTCGCCGCCCCTTCACTGCCGTTTCATCACGACTTGGCCGTCAGTGCCACACAGTCGCCCTAACAACTCCCTTCTTCTCCCAACGCCTTACACCGCTCTCTACAATCTCCAACCTTGTAATTCCAATTCCACAAAATTCCGGTCACTCCATTTCAGTTTATCTCTTGTTCATGGCCCAAGACCAATGTGTTTTCCTGTTTCCGCACTGAAAAAGCGTGGAAAAGGCGGCGTTTCCCTAACTGACCAGAGTGATTCCGACAATGAATTCGACGGGGACGAGGACTTGGACGGAGATGAGATGCTTTTGCCGTTAGCGAACATGAGAGAGTGGCTTGCGGCGAGGCCTCGTGGATTCGGAGAGGGGAAGGAGTATGACACTTCGATTGAAGAGAAATTGCTACAAGAAATCGAGCAGAGTAGGAAAGCTCAGGCTGCAAATATCAATAAGCTCAAGAGTCAGCCTCCTTCCAACCCCAACTCTGGTAGAAATGTCGCAGATAAAGAAG CTCCAGAAATTGCTAATACTGGAGTTCGTGTACGCGTTATCAACCTTCCTAAAAAAAGGAACATTCACAGGGATCTGATGTTGGCTTTCAAAGGGTTCCCTGGAATAGTCAATATAACTCCTGCAGTCATTGGAAACAAAAAGACTAGGGATCCAATCTGCAAGGGTTTTGCATTTGTTGATTGCAAGTCTGAAGGAGACGCCATCAG TTTCTTGCAATCATTTTCTGGACAATATCTTACGTTTGGAAGGGTTCAGAAGCaaataaaatgtgaaataatGAATCAACAAACTTCCAATTCGGCTCGTGAAATTTCGGTGGTTAGTACCAATCGTTCTCGACTAAGTATTCTTGAAGAGGAAGCAGGGCAGGTTGCTGATATGGACATGGATTTAGCCGGTGAAGTCGAAAGAACAAGGGTGGAGGATATTGAAGACAATTTAGCATATGTTAGTGAATTACACTCGGATGATGAGGACGATAATGGTGTCGAATCAAGAACAGAGTCCAAAATTCTGCCACCATCGGAAAAGGAACTAGATAAAATCCACGAACTAGAAGAAATTCCTCCTCAAGGAAGAGAGGAAGTTCATAGAGAAGCTCCACCTATCAATATGAAAACTAAGGTTTCAAAGAAGAAGCAACCtaaggaaaaaggagagaagaaatCATCGCTAGTTATTCCAGGATCTGCGAAAAG GCTAAGGATAAAGGAGAAGGCTGTCTTAACTGACGTGTACTCAAGATATGGAAAAAAATCAGCCGTGGCTTCAAAAGAAGGGAACTAA